The nucleotide sequence CAACCAGGGACTGAagccaggccacagcagtgaaagtgctgagtcctaaccactagaccaccaggttACTCCCCTGGATCTGACATGTCTTAAagagatcactctggctgctgtggagAGAACAGTTTGCAGGGGTCAAAAGTGGAGGCAGGGAAACCAGCATGGGGGCCATTACAGTAGTGCAGTGAGAGACGATGGACTGTGGagtagagatggagaaaaggaggGGTAAGATACATTTTGGAGGTGAGCCAGGAGTGAGGGGCAAGGTTACATACAAAACTAAaggttttctctctccatccacaCCTACATCTTGCTCTTACCTCCAAATCCATATATATTGCACTAATGGCCACCTTGGTGCCTTGTCTGGAGATGGTCTTCTGGTCCTTTCTCAGCATCTGCTCTGTGGTCAGTCCTAGAAAGTGGATGTGAGACTAAGGGTGAAACAAGAGAACCAAGAGAACCCAGGGTCCCAAGACCAGGAAGGTGAGGACACCAAGATAGGtcaaggaagaggaaaaacacaGCCTCAGCCTCTCTTTGGGGCAATGAACAGCGCTAGTAACTCAGGATGTAATtatataatagaaatttatttattcatttaaaataatatttatttatttatttaggctgctccggtcttagttgtggcatgcaggatcttcattgtggcatgcatgtgggatctagttccccgaccagggatcgaacccgggcctcctgcactgggagcgcggagtctcacccactgaaccaccagggaagtcccgatagaAATTTActctaaataaaaaattactttagaTTACTGGGTCACAATAGGTACCTTTAGAGCAAGGGACTCTGGGGAGAAGGGTAAATGGAAGAAGAGAGGCTTTTACTCctgattttctccattctgtgttgttttacttttctaaaagtaCAAATGggacctctctcttttttttttaacgtcaaCAGGTGGTAGCTGGGTAACAAATCATGGaagtttttttgttctcttccttcGTCCTTTGTATATTCACCCTAAATGTTTCTTCTGCTTCCCTAACCATTTATCTAGATCTCACTCTGATAATTCAGTagagttggccctctgtatccacgggCTTCACATTCGCGGATAAGGAGGGCAGACTGTATTCAttatactatgccattttacgtAAGGGATTTGAGTATCTGAGGATattggtatctgtgggggatcCTGAAACCAAttccctgcagataccaagggacgacTGTATTCCCTCAGCATactttatttatatgtttatattctcTAATTAGACTAGAAACCTCTGAGACTCTTAATATATTCCTTCTCATCCACCCAACAGTCAGGATAGAACAATCCAGTAAATGACTGATTAATTCATGATCAGACTCACACACTACCTAGCTTCTTTCTGGTATAAAGCTTAAATCATTATGCACGCTCTGAAATTGTTTTGATGGTATTCAAGAACATAATGAACAAGGCTTTTGTCCAAACACTTCATACCTGATACATCAAACTTTGCCTTTTGCAGAGAATCAAAAATATCATTTCTGTTGGGCAGATCTGGGAAGAGGGCCTCTAGTTTCTCTACATGTCGTTTGTCCTTTAGGGTTGCCTTTCCAATTTTAAGGTCCATGTTCACACAGTCCAGGATGATTGCTCCTGTGGAGAAGGAGGATGGCAGAACTCAAATCCTGTGGCCCTCCATTCCTGACAACTAGAACACACATAACCCTCAAACCAAATGGACACAATACCAAAGGAGACTGTATGGCAACTCACTGAAGACAAAACAAACTGGGACAATGTCCTGAGTAAGACATCCCAAATCCAAACTAAAATGTAGTCagggaaatggagaaaaggtaGAAAGGAAGTGTAAATATCTCAATTCTTGGAGATTTTGAAACCCAGTCAGAGAGAAATGACCTCTCTTCCACAGGCCAAATTCCAGTTGGAAGAGATAGTCTAatccaattctctctctctttctctctctctctctttttttttacaaatggagaaaataagaacaaaaaaggtTAAgagatttgctcaaggtcatataaCTACTTCCTGGGCAGAAAAGGTATTAGAATTCATTTCCTGCTTCTTCGGCTAGTTCTCTTTCCATTATACAATGCTACTAATAGGCAGCTTCTAGGTCTGTTGTTCTGTGcttcctttctgctttctccAACAAAGTATTCCACAGGCCTTCAAAGGACAAAGTATCccacagc is from Physeter macrocephalus isolate SW-GA unplaced genomic scaffold, ASM283717v5 random_711, whole genome shotgun sequence and encodes:
- the LOC102982435 gene encoding exopolyphosphatase PRUNE1 isoform X2 codes for the protein MVSALALAFYLAKTTEAEEVFVPVLNIKRSELPLRGDNVFFLQKTHIPESLLIFRDEIDLHALQQAGQLTLILVDHHVLPKSDAALEEAVAEVLDHRPIDQKHCPPCHVSVELVGSCATLVAERILQGAPEILDRQTAALLHGAIILDCVNMDLKIGKATLKDKRHVEKLEALFPDLPNRNDIFDSLQKAKFDVSGLTTEQMLRKDQKTISRQGTKVAISAIYMDLEVRARCRCGWREKTFSFVCNLAPHSWLTSKMYLTPPFLHLYSTVHRLSLHYCNGPHAGFPASTFDPCKLFSPQQPE